A region of Larimichthys crocea isolate SSNF chromosome X, L_crocea_2.0, whole genome shotgun sequence DNA encodes the following proteins:
- the slc35e3 gene encoding solute carrier family 35 member E3, whose protein sequence is MAETLFGFSANRRIVAGLLVNLLSSICIVFINKWIYVHYGFPNMTLTLVHFVVTWLGLYICQKMDIFAPKSLPVRRIVWLALSFCGFVAFTNLSLQNNSIGTYQLAKAMTTPVIILIQTTYYKKTFSTKIKLTLVPITLGVILNSYYDVRFNVLGTVFATLGVLVTSLYQVWVGAKQHELQVNSMQLLYYQAPLSSVFLLCVVPLFEPLTGDGGIFGPWSLPALATVLFSGVVAFLVNLSIYWIIGNTSAVTYNMFGHFKFCITLIGGYLLFHDPLSLNQALGILCTLAGILSYTHFKLIEQEEGKSRLAQRP, encoded by the exons ATGGCTGAGACGCTGTTTGGTTTCTCGGCCAACAGGCGCATCGTCGCCGGCCTGCTGGTCAACTTACTCTCCTCCATTTGCATCGTCTTCATCAACAAGTGGATCTACGTCCACTATGGTTTCCCCAACATGACTTTGACCCTCGTTCACTTTGTGGTCACCTGGCTGGGACTCTACATTTGCCAGAAAATGGACATCTTCGCTCCGAAAAGCCTCCCAGTTCGTAGGATCGTGTGGCTGGCTCTGAGCTTCTGTGGGTTCGTGGCCTTCACCAACCTTTCCCTGCAGAATAACTCGATAGGAACGTACCAGCTGGCTAAAGCCATGACCACGCccgtcatcatcctcatccagACCACCTACTACAAGAAGACCTTCTCCACCAAGATTAAACTGACACTG gtTCCCATAACATTAGGGGTCATATTGAACTCGTACTACGATGTGCGGTTCAACGTGCTGGGGACAGTGTTTGCAACGCTCGGTGTTCTCGTGACCTCTCTTTACCAAGTG tgGGTCGGGGCTAAACAACATGAGCTCCAGGTGAACTCTATGCAGCTTCTGTACTATCAG GCTCCTCTGTCCTCCGTCTTCCTGCTCTGCGTCGTTCCTCTGTTTGAGCCTCTGACTGGAGACGGAGGAATATTTGGACCGTGGTCTCTGCCTGCTCTG GCGACAGTCCTGTTTTCGGGTGTGGTGGCGTTCCTGGTCAACCTGTCCATCTACTGGATCATTGGGAACACCTCGGCTGTCAC CTACAACATGTTTGGTCATTTCAAATTCTGCATCACTCTAATTGGAGGATACCTGCTTTTCCACGACCCACTGTCACTCAATCAG GCACTGGGGATCCTGTGCACTCTGGCAGGCATCCTGTCTTACACTCATTTCAAGCTGATCGaacaggaggaggggaagagccGGCTGGCTCAAAGACCATAG
- the mdm2 gene encoding E3 ubiquitin-protein ligase Mdm2 translates to MSAARELEADGADDNKLVRPKVEFNTLLRLAGATKDVFTMKEVMFYLGQYIIQKQLYDQKQQHIVHCSQDALGRVLGVDSFSVKEPRVLFAMITKNLVAVKSPESPQSSSEALSDNQTERATEEAESESRSSSPDRRRARRRRRSRRSSDPGPSHSAENAEDEETEEDEEEEGGGRKRRRSDSLSLTFDGSLSWCVIGGLGSGRDRHSSQSSDSHSLSGRSEVTAAASDSDSDNFSVEFEVESVASDDYNEDDASLSADDQVYEVTIFEAEDEDSFDEDTEITEADYWRCVKCDELNPPLPRNCLRCWTLHHDWLPEDITKSASSSPKALPPKPTDQSAAKEAPASDVEENDGVDVPDGKRSKTPVLSQCLSDSTLSAPDSTSSAPNSQDLLSGSQPSSSCSQQNIWTPDSQPSSSIDSQELLPPSPTDPPPPLPPAPAAAPELERSVSAEWRLPDSCLDPCLICQSRPKNGCIVHGRTGHLMSCYVCARKLKKRNKLCPVCRLPIQSVILTYLS, encoded by the exons ATGTCCGCTGCCCGGGAACTCGAAGCCGACGGCGCCGATGACAACAAACTG GTCAGACCCAAAGTCGAGTTTAACACGTTACTGCGACTCGCCGGAGCCACCAAAGACGTTTTCACCATGAAGgag GTGATGTTCTACCTGGGTCAGTACATCATCCAGAAGCAGCTCTACGaccagaagcagcagcacatcgTCCACTGCTCCCAGGATGCACTGGGCCGGGTGCTGGGCGTCGACAGCTTCTCTGTGAAGGAGCCGag ggttCTGTTCGCCATGATCACCAAGAACCTCGTCGCCGTGAAGAGCCCCG agtcgCCGCAGAGCTCGAGCGAAGCGCTCAGCGACAACCAGACAGAGCGAGCGACCGAG gaggCGGAGTCAGAGAGCCGTTCTTCGTCGCCCGacaggaggagagcgaggaggaggaggagaagccgCAGGAGCAGCGACCCAG GCCCCTCCCACAGCGCAGAGAACGCCGAAGacgaggagacggaggaggacgaggaggaggaaggaggaggcaggaagaggaggaggtccGACAGCCTGTCCCTCACCTTCGATGGGAGCCTGTCCTGGTGTGTGATTGGTGGACTGGGGAGTGGGCGggacagacacagcagccagtcaTCGGACTCGCACAGCCTG tcggggaggtcagaggtcacggcCGCAGCCTCAGACAGCGACAGCGACAACTTCAGCGTCGAGTTCGAGGTAGAGTCCGTCGCCTCCGACGACTACAACGAAGACGACGCCTCTCTGTCGGCGGACGATCAG gtGTACGAGGTCACCATCTTCGAGGCCGAGGACGAAGACTCCTTCGACGAAGACACCGAGATCACGGAAGCT GATTACTGGCGGTGTGTGAAGTGCGACGAGTTGAACCCGCCTCTGCCCAGAAACTGCCTCCGCTGCTGGACGCTGCACCACGATTGGCTGCCCGAGGACATCACAAAGTCCGCCTCCTCCAGTCCTAAAGCCCTGCCCCCAAAGCCCACGGACCAATCAGCAGCCAAAGAAGCTCCAG CGTCCGACGTCGAGGAGAACGACGGCGTCGACGTTCCGGACGGGAAAAGATCGAAGACTCCTGTCCTGTCTCAGTGCCTGTCGGACTCCACCCTCTCTGCTCCTGACTCCACCTCCTCCGCTCCAAACTCCCAGGACCTCCTCTCAGGCTCCCAGccgtcctcctcctgctcgcAGCAGAACATCTGGACTCCTGACtcccagccctcctcctccatcgaCTCCCAGGAGCTTCTGCCGCCTTCCCCAACAgatccaccacctcctcttcctcctgctcccgCCGCCGCCCCCGAGCTGGAGCGCAGCGTGTCGGCGGAGTGGCGCCTGCCGGACTCGTGCCTCGACCCGTGTCTCATCTGTCAGTCCCGGCCGAAGAACGGCTGCATCGTGCACGGACGCACCGGACACCTCATGTCCTGCTACGTGTGCGCGAGGAAGCTGAAGAAGAGGAACAAGCTGTGTCCGGTCTGCAGGCTGCCCATCCAGTCCGTCATCCTCACCTACCTCAGCTGA